The DNA segment TGAATGACAGAATACTCTGTGTGAAATTTGAGGAGTTTGAATTCAGAGTACTACGGTTTGAGGTTACTTGCTTTTTGgtagaaaatagattttattttgtgaaactaaaatgtatgaaaaaagttctatgggcctgatggtcAAGtagtttttacttattttcttttgttttatatttgatcTTTGGCTTGGGTTGaaacaaattgtttttcttcaGCTTGGATCATCTTGATCCGAAACATTTATATCCAGCTTTACTTAAAGGacttgtggttttaaaaaattaaatagaaaataatctggcATGTTGTGATCTGTGTACTACCCAATAGAATCATTTCATAAATTTTTCGGTGACTTCAAATCATGTCCTAACTATAGGGCAGGCTCCTCTAACCTGGGAAACGCCAGGGCTTTGGCCCCAGATAGTGCTCAGCTCTGATGATGTACTAGAGAAGTTCTCTTGACTCTTTATGGCATTGAAAGAAACTTTATACTGTGTGCCCAACAAATGATTTTAAGATGAGTCTCACGAGTGTCACTAATATTTTAGTGTAAGTCCTTAAGAAACGTAGCCTAAAAATGGCCAACTTAGTTGTCCTGCAAAACAGTGagataaatctattttatttccagCATCCCTTTCTAAATGCATGTCATTGACTGATAATTTTTCGGAGCTTCATCTGTCACAGAGTCATAGGGTCTGACTGTTTCTTGTAAAGTCATTTTCTAAGTTGTTGGAAGTCTTCGGGTGTAAGATGGTTTTGTAGCATGTTACTTTCAACTGTAATTTTCAGCCATCATGACAGtgtaatttaataattataacaTAGGGGTTGATTGATGCCTCTTCAAATGCAGTACCAGTATTTTAAGTATATATGGAAAATCGttgagtgtgtgtatgtttgtacaTGCATTTGTAGAAAGTGGCAATGACAATTCAGATGCAAGTATGCAAATGGTCTTAAGAGACCTGCCAGAGTAGCCTGTAGATCAAAAATGTTTAGAAGCCACTGGACTTATCCAATATGTTTTCATGATTCAAGCTTTCTCATCACAAGTTATAGGGTTATTTGAAACTTATGACGCCTCACAGGTCAAGAATTTCTTTGAGAACATCGATATATATTTATGGAATACAGACAGACTTTATCAAGGTGATAGAGATGAGTGACTTTCATGTAAAAGCTTAGAGGATACAAAAAGAATTGGACCATGtttacttggaaaaaaatgactttttttcctaTTGGAAAATATGTTTTGAATGGGTGTCCAAGTTGAAAGGCCCTGCATggagctctggagctggaggTGAAGGAAACCACTTGCAGTTCTTAAGtcatctttctgtctttctgtctaaTGAATTTCCCTAAAGATCTTGTCAGTCTCTTGAGTGTCACTCTCTTATctatccactccttttttttttttcttctaacatctttattgggtataattgctttacaatggtgtgttagtttctgctgtataacaaagtgaatcagctatacatatacatacatccccatatcccctccctcttgagcctccctcccaccctccctatcccacccctctaggtggtcacaaagcaccaagctgatctcctgtgctatgcggctgcttcccactagctatctattttacatttggtagtgtgtatatgtccatgccactctatctctttgtcccagcttacccttccccctccctgtgtcctcaggtccattctctatgtctgcgtttttattcctgtcctgcccctaggttcatcagaaccattttttttttagattccatatatatgtgttagcatacagtattcgtttttctttttctgacttacttcactctgtatgacagactctgtgtctatccacctcactacaaataactcaatttcgtttctttttatggctgagtaatattccattgtatatatgtgccacatcttctttatccattcatctgtcaatagacacttaggttgcttccatgtcctggctattgtaaatagtgctgcagtgaatattgtggtgcatgtctctttttgaattatggttttctcaaggtatatgcctggtagtgggattgctgggtcatatggtagttctgttttttatcTACTCTTTAGAAATATAAAAGCTTCAAGCTTAGAAGACATTTATATTGCTTGGACATGATGTGAGGAGTGAAATATCCTGTTTAAATTGGTTCCCTTAGTCACTCTGTGAGACAAATCCACATCTCTCTGAAATTAAATGGATCAAAaattttctaagaaatattttgtaTTCAAAGAGAGACGTGGGCCCTCTACCAGAACATGTGAAATCTTGCCTGAACAGCTGTGAATGGAACTGGAATATCAAATCACTTAAGCCTTTGGAACATTAAATTCATGTTCTGGGTGGAATTTTATGGTGATAAAAATAGATGGGCCTCCTCACTGTGACAGGTAGTGCTTTCGAACATGTTGGAATTCAAAATTAACATGAATATGCAAAGATGGATATAACATGATAGTATCAGTTCATTGCAAACATATAATGCCGCTGCAAAGCGATGGTTTGGAAGATTTCACAAGCTTCATCCTCTTTAGATATTTACCTCCTTAAAAAAGCTGCAGTAGTGAGCAAACTCCATCTCAAAACACGGCACACAATAATTGCCACTCTCTGTGGAAATCAAAGGTTTAGCTCCTATTGGCTGTCGGCAATGCTCGCACACAAGGCAGGTTTCATGCCAGTAGTTTcccttaaatttcattttccgGGAACCTGTACCCCCAAAGTAAGAACCTGTTAGTACAAATCAAGCATAATTGTTCTTTTAAGCAATAATATgtcaaattacttaaaatatatactaaagtTAAGGTGAAAAAAGCAATCATCCATATAGAAAAAATAGCATTTACTGGTTTCCAAAACATTTATCTGAAAAAAGAGGTCAATAAATAGAGTTCAGCCTACGATGATGGTGCATCACTCTTTCGCTGGAAACTCTTGTGCTGTTTCACAATTTTGAGATGTGAAAGAACTATAAATGTAGACTCTGAAAGGCTGCACATGCTTCAGATAAACTGGGACATAATAAGCATTACAGGGATATTAGGAATGCCCAAGGCACAAACTCCTGAGATTGATGTTGTGTAGTTATCGTCTCCTAGAAAATCTTTGAACCTATaataagaaaatgagagagaattgTTCGTATGCTGCTGTCCATAGGGATTGAGAAGAGGATCAAAACAGAGAATTAGTACTTGCCTAAAGGTGTAACAATTTACTTGGATCCTTGTTTTCcctgagagaaaataaagatgactGACCTTCACACCAGTTTGTGTTGAGCTACAAAATGATGATTGGTCCCATTGTCCTATGATGGATTATGTTTTCTGATGCTATTGGTTCTGCCTAGGACAGGGTGTTTAGTGCAGTGTTAGTATAATTTATTGGTATAGATTTTATCTTTATTCCATGGCTCAGTTTCTGGTTCAAAATGTTTCTATGAATTAGGTTtatgaaaaaacacaaaagacagtACTTTGCCCATTGGAGacagaaagaataatcttttcatgTCTAAAGTACACTAAATGAGATAAAGAGATAGCAGAAAGATGTCTTTCTGCAAAGCAGCGTTTTGTATAGTATAGTCCCCCCCTTTATCTGTGAGGGATACCTCCCACGACCCCCAGTGGACGTGTGACACTGCAGACAATACCgaaccctatatatatatatacactgtgtTTTTTTCCCATACATACAGAGCTATgttaaagtttatttataaattaggcattgcaagagattaacaacaataacataATAGAACAGTTATAAcagtatactgtaataaaagttatgtgaatgtggtctctctaaatatcttattgtacaagtttaatgccttttccatcttaaccaaGCACCTATCATGCTCTGTGGCCGTAACTTTTGCAGTTGGAGGTGCAAAACTAGCacgaatttctttttcctccttcacaatttCATGGATGGAAAATTTGTTCTTACgttagatcttagcaacctcagcatacaatttctttccttattaagttgagaacttccttttcatttaaagGAAGAACTTTATGGCTTTTCTTTGGCATACCTGAAtggccagcatcactactcttgcactttgAGGCCATTATTAACTAAAATAAGGGTTTCTTGAACACGAGCACTGCAGTACAGCAACAGTCTGATCTGATAACTGAGATGGTTATTAAGTGACTACTGGCCAGGATGCTCTGGACAAAGAGATGATTCACGTCATGGGCAGGATGGAGGGTTATTTCATCACACTACTTAGAAGAGCACACAGTTTAAAACGTAAGAAACTTATACTAGTggaattttccacttaatattttcagacttaaTATTTTTGGCCTCgggtaatttttgtttgtttgtttgtttgcggtacgtgggcctctcactgttgtggtctctcccgttgcggagcacaggctccggatgcgcaggcccagcggccatggctcacgggcccagccgctccgcggcatgtgggatcttcccggaccggggcacgaatctgtgtcccctgcatcggcaggcggactctcaaccactgcgccaccagggaagccctagcctcgGGCAATTTTAACCATGGAAAGTGAAACCGTGGATAAGGGGGGACTAATGTACTACACTCTTCCTGTGCTTGGGTTTAATTCAAAGCATTGCAGGTTCAGTTATAGACCAGAAGTGCCTTGCGATCTTACCAGGCATGATGGTCTTCTTACAATGGAAGCACTGGGAGGAGCACTCGTTAGAATAGTACTCGGAGCACAGCAGGCACTCATCCTTGGCAGCAGAAGGCTTTTCCACCAAAGACTGATTGGATTTGGCGTAACTGAAGCATCCTTCATGCCAGTGATGACCTTTGTAACAAAGATCCTTTGAGACAGTAAGTAAAAGTTAATTAAGTATGTTTGTGACAGAACAGGCCATTTTGTAAAATAATACTAAACACTCCTGGGACTCTGGTGCCAGTAGGTGGTGCTGGTAGCTTGAGGGCATGTTGTTATTGATACTGTTACCCATAGAGAGGAGACTCTGGGGCAATTAAGAACTAGagcctggggcttccttggtTGGTCACAAaagacagatggaaaataagtgtACTCTCCTGTTTCTTCAAATTTCCTCTACCTTCCTTTTATAAACTATAAGAAAAGATTTTCAtggaatgatttttatttttaggttgtAACATCCTATTACTGTTTGAGATTTCCCTAAACAAAATCTCAACACTAGTTAACTAAAACAAAGACCTCCCCcgctcccccccaaaaaaggagaaaaaaataataataacgtGCATTCTGGGAggaatgggtgtgtgtgtgagacgtATCAGCGCACAGTGGTTTAATGAAGATGAGGCTAATGTGAAGTGAGAAGATACAGGTTTTTGAATCTTTACGGCTCCAGTTATTTGTATAGTTATTCACTTATACGCTTATCATTCTAGAAATCACATTtcagctgtgtaactttgggcaaataACTTCTGTAATCTTCAGCATCCTGAGCTATCTCCCAAGATCATTGTAAGGATTAAAGTGTATCTTACGTGTCACAGTGCTGAGCATAGTGCCTGGAACTTGATTGATGATAGCTTTGAAAATCCTTATATCTAGTAGCAGAGCATTAGAGTATTAACAGTCAACACTCAAGAAAAACAGGCATTCCAAAGCACTTGTCTGCTGTTCTTATGCAATAATTCTGGGAACTGAGGTAAGGCCTACCTTGGAATCTGATTCGATTGGTTCTTTGCACTCCTCACAATAGTTAGCAGAGGTACGATCATAACAAGTAACACGGTGTGGATTGTGATCCTCTAGTACATACTTCCCAAGAAGTGATGCCGTGCAGTGTTGACAGTCAAATTGAGCAGTTGTCATTTTGGCTTAATcctatgaataaaaaaataatttacgtATATAAAGGCAAAATTTTTTGATAAGGTAAATTATAAAGCCTCAATACAACATGAGTCAAGCACTTGAatagatttatattttcttatatgaaCACCCACCAATTTAGGAAATATGCTGTAGTCATGGTGACACTTGGAGTGATTTAGAAGAGGCTACTCTCCCATCTTGGCAGTTCCTGTGTGTTTTACTAGCAAAATGCATTAAACCAGCAGCCAGAGTGTGGAAAAAACATCTTGTATTCCTCATTCACTAATGTGGAATTCAATGAGAATGTAATATGTGTTGAAATAGGATGGTTTCACCTCAAGGGTATAAATATGAACTGTCGATAGAGCTTTCACTAACTGTCATCACTTACTGTCTTGTTGGAGAGTGCTGGAGGGGGAGTTCCATGGGGATAACAAGAGTCCTTTTTTTTGCTctaactgaaatagaaattacTGATCAAGTACATTGTCATTTTCCCTGCCATCCTTTTATTTCCCAATTCTTTGTCGGGTACCTAGTGAGGGTTCTGCACATTAGTCCTAAGGTCTTCCTGTACCATAGACTCTCCCTTGGGATGTCCTCCTTACCTGTGGCTTCAACCTCCCTAAATATACTGTTGACTTAAATCTCTAGCTTTAGCCTGTTCTTCATTTGCCTCCTGGACATCTCCACTTAAATGCCCCGCACTTAGCTGGTCAAATAAAACTCCTCAGCAGTGAGGATTCAGTCCAAGTGTTAGGTCTTTGTGACTGCCACTGAGCAGTTTTCCAGATGTGGACATGCAGTTAAAACCATCAGAGGTAGAAAAGAGCTATCGGATTCTTCAGGTTTTAGGGCTAAACTAACATGTACACAGAAGGAAGAATAACAGCAGCATTTTATAGAATGAAAAACATAAAGCCAAGGTCAGGATAAGAATTCtagttattttgtaaattaaaaaacaaaacacgtgGATTTCAAAAGGGTTTAATTAGGCATCGAACACAAGTTTTTCATTGTCACCAAAAATAGTACCACTGATTTtcttggaaaataaatatattgggaactatgaatattttctaattctccacaccagaaatttgtttttttaattttagcaaaaTCAGAAAACCTATTGATTATTGGGATGATTTTTACAACATTTTTCATGCCAGTTTTTATTTACTACATTCAAATTGCATTCTCACATATTTTGCCaccttttattttaatgatgaagTTTCCAGCCAGTGTCTTGCTGAATGTA comes from the Pseudorca crassidens isolate mPseCra1 chromosome 13, mPseCra1.hap1, whole genome shotgun sequence genome and includes:
- the FHL5 gene encoding four and a half LIM domains protein 5, with the translated sequence MTTAQFDCQHCTASLLGKYVLEDHNPHRVTCYDRTSANYCEECKEPIESDSKDLCYKGHHWHEGCFSYAKSNQSLVEKPSAAKDECLLCSEYYSNECSSQCFHCKKTIMPGSRKMKFKGNYWHETCLVCEHCRQPIGAKPLISTESGNYCVPCFEMEFAHYCSFFKEAITSGGIMFCDQPWHKECFLCSGCRKELCEEDFMSRDDYAFCLDCYNHLYAKKCATCTKPIIGLRDTKFICFQDRQWHSECFNCGKCSVSLVGKGFLTHNKEIFCHQCGSGVDTDM